In the Raineyella fluvialis genome, CCATGGCACGCGTCGATGGTGTGCGGGCCGCGTACGCAGGCTGTGCCGGTCCTGTGAAGGAGGGTCGGGGCGACGGTGGGAGTCGGGTCCGGAGGTGCCGAGGGTCGGTTGATCACCCCTGGCGCCGTACGCCACAGAGCCGGCACAGGATCGGCTGCTCGCCGGCACACACCAGGGAGCGACCGTCGTCCCATGACTGCGAACACCGCTCTGACGACCCTCGCCGGTCCACCGCACGTCGCGGCCCCCTGGACCGGCTCCGACCTCGACGGGGTGTCCGGTCCCGCCGGCTCCACTGATGGCCCTGACTGCCCGGACTTCCCCGACGGTCCGGCGGGTTCCGGTCCGAACGGCCCCCTGCGGCGGACCGGTGGCTCCGGTTCCGGAGGCGGAGCCGAGGACGTCGCCTCCGCCCCGATCGCCGGCTGGCTCGTGGCCGCCTCGGTCGTTCTGCTGCTGGCTGGGACCACTGTGCTCTACCTCTACGGCTTGTCGCGGTCGGGCTGGGCGAACTCCTTCTACTCAGCGGCGGCCCAGGCTGGCGGCACCGACTGGAAGGCCTGGTTCTACGGGTCGCTCGACGCCGGTAACGCCATCACCGTCGACAAGCCTCCGGCGGCGATGTGGTTGATGGGGCTGTCCGTCCGGCTGTTCGGGCTGTCCTCGTGGAGCATCCTGGCGCCCGAAGCGTTGCTGGGGGTGGCCTCCGTGGGGGTGCTGTACGCCACGCTGCGCCGCGTCCTGACGCGCGGTGACAACGGCACCCGTACGCCGCTGACCGTCCGCGCCCACGTCGCCGCACTCCTCGGCGCCGTCGTGTTCGCGCTGACCCCCGTCGCGGTGCTGATGTTCCGGTTCAACAATCCCGATGCGCTGCTGACGTTCTGCCTGGTGCTGGCGACGTACCTCACCCTGCGCGGAACCGAGCGGGCGAGGTCGCGCTGGCTGATCGGCGCGGGGGTGGTGATCGGTCTCGGCTTCCTCACCAAGATACTGCAGGCCTTCCTGGTGCTCCCCGCGCTGGTCGTCGCGTACGCCATCGCCGCGCCGACCGGATGGGCCCGCAAGGTCCGTCACCTGCTCTACGCGTTCGTGGCGATGGTCGTGTCGTTCGGCTGGTACGTCGCCGTCGTCGAACTGACGCCCGCCTCGCTGCGTCCCTACATCGGCGGCTCGCAGACCAACTCGCTGCTCGAACTGGCCTTCGGCTACAACGGCCTGGGCCGGATCACGGGCAACGAGACAGGATCGGTCACCGGCGGGGGTGCCGCGGCGGCCACCGGGGCCGGGGGCAACGCCGGCGGCATGTGGGGCCAGACAGGCCCGCTGCGGATGTTCTCCGGGGTCTCCGGGGGCATGGTCTCCTGGCTCATCCCGGCCGGACTGATCCTCGGCGTCGCCGCGCTCGTGTTCCTGCACGGCCGGAGCCGCACCAGCGTGTTACGCGCCGCGATCGTTGCCTTCGGTGGCTGGCTCGTCACGATGATGACGGTCTTCTCCTTGATGGCGGGCATCTACCACGACTACTACACCGTGGTGCTCGCCCCGGCCATCGGCGCCCTGGTCGCCCTCGGCGCGTACGTCGTCTGGGGCCGGCGCGGCACCCTCGCCGGGCGGCTCGTCCTGGCGGGCACGATGGCGGTCACCACGGTCTGGTCCGTCGTGCTGCTCAGTGAGGCGACGGGCGTCTATCTGGCCCTGCGATGGGCCGTGCTGCTGCTCGGCGCCGTCGCGACACTCGGCCTGCTGACCGTACGGGTCGTGGGTCGCGCGCTGCGGTCCACGGTGGCCGGCATGGCTCTGGCCGCGGCGCTTGTCGGCCCGACGGCGTACGCGCTGAACACCGCGGCCACACCGCACACCGGCTCGATCGTCACCGCAGGTCCGGTGAGCAACCGTGGCCCCGGCGGCGCGGGTCGCACGGGGACACGTACGTTCACCCGGAACGGGACGACGGGCGGTACGCCGCCTCAGGGTGGCTTCGGTCAGGGTGGCCCCGGCGTGCCTCCAGGCTTCAGCCAGAACGGGACCACCCGGAACGGGACCACCCAGAACGGCACCACCGGAGCCGCGGGCACCGGCCAGTTCCCGGCTGGCGGGCAGGCCGCAACGGCGGGAGGCGACTTCGGAATAGGTGGCTTCGGTGGGGCCGGTGGACTGCTCGGCGGCGCGCAGGTCTCGGCCGAGATGACGACGCTGCTGACCACCGACGCGTCCTCCTACACGTGGGTGGCCGCGAGCATCGGGTCCCAGAACGCCGCCTCCTACCAGCTCGCCACCCAACTGCCGGTGATGGCGATCGGCGGCTTCAACGGCTCCGACCCGAGCCCGACACTGGCCCAGTTCCAGCAGTATGTCGCCCAGGGCAAGATCCACTACTTCATCGCCGGCGGCATGGGTGGTCAGCAGAACGGCGGATCGTCCGCCGCCTCGGAGATCTCGTCCTGGGTGAGCTCCCACTACACGGCGAAGACAGTGGGTAGCACCACGGTCTACGACCTCACACAGCCGTAAGGGCCGCCAACTGCTCGCGAGCTCGGCGGGTGACCAAATTCGGCAGGTAGCTGTTGATCGTGGAGTGGTGCTCGAGAAGGTCCCAGGCGTCGTTCACGACGGTCGCGATCTGGTCGGGGTCGAACACCCCGCGATAGCCGGGCGTGAGTTCACGGACGATCTGGCTGATCAATCTGTCACGTTCTGCATCCACAGCTGCTCCTACCTTCGGGGCACTCCGTCCACTGCTCGGTCCCGTACTCAGGTCCGACGCAGGAGGGCGGGTCGGTTCTGGGGGCTTTGCCTGTGAAGGACCTACGCCTCCTCAGGGTTTACTCAGTCTACGCAGACGGTCAATCACTTGAGTGCCTGATCAACGTGGCTTGCGACACACAGCCGAGCGACACGTTCTTACGATCGGGTGCCTACCGCACCACGACACCCTTCCCTTTCGGGATCGGGCGCGACCTCGTCGGCACGGTGGCGTTCGCTCAGTACGCGGTGGTACCGGTTGACCGCCTCTACCACCTGCCCGCCGGAGTCGATCCGGCCCAGGCCGTCGGTCACCGAATCGCGCGGCACCGTCGTCCGACCCCGGAGATCGGGGTCCTGTCCGTGGGGGTCGCTAGGGTGGTGCCATGACCGAGGTGACTGTCACCCGCAATGATGCCGAGGGACGCTACGAGGCCCACGTCGGCGGGGAACTCGCCGCCTACTCGGAGTTCCAACTCGCCACGAACCTGATCGTGTTCTCCCATTCCGAGACACTGCCCGCGTTCGAGGGCAAGGGCGTCGCTTCGGCGCTGGCACGCGCGGCGCTCGACGAGGTGCGGGCCGAGGGTGATCGCGAGGTCCTGGCCATCTGCCCGTTCATCAACGGCTGGATGCACCGCCATCCCGACTACCTCGATCTGCTGTACAAGGGACATCCGCGCCAGGACCAGGAGCAGGTCGAGCAGGACTGATCGCGACGGGGAGGAACGTCATGAACCGCGCGGAACTGCTGGCCCAGCGCCTGGCCACCCAGCGGCTCACCGCGGATCCGGCCGATCCGGTCGAGGTCGTCCGTGAGTCCCTGGCCGTTCAGTCCCAGGACGCTCCGATGGCCCGCTGGTCCATCGGGATGCGCTCGGCGACGGACGGGAGCGCGCTGTCCGGTGCCGTCGACCGGGGCTCCATCGTCCGCACCCACCTGCTGCGCCCGACCTGGCACTACGTCGTGCCGGAGGACCTTCGGTGGCTGCTCGCGCTGAGCGCCGAGCGGATCGAGCGGTCGATGGGAGCTCGGCACCGGCAGCTGTGTATCACCGACGTGATCGTGGACTCGGCCTTCGACGTCCTGCGACAGGCGATCAACGACAGTGGTCCCCTGACCCGTCGCCAGCTCCACCCGCTGCTACCGCCCACCGGCTTCCCGGAGCAGGGTCAGGTGGTGGCGCACCTTCTCATGCTCGCCGAGATCCGGGGGCTGATCATCTCGGGACCGACGGCGAACGGTCAGCACACGTACGTCCTGATGGACGGCCTGGTCCCGCCGGTGCCGCACCGCCCGCGCGAGGACCTGGTCCGTGATCTCGTCGCCCGGTTCTTCGCCGGCCACGGACCGGCGTCACTGCGCGACCTCACCCGGTGGGCCACCGTCACGCTCACCGAGGCCCGCGCCGCGGTCGCCGACCTGGACCTGTCCTCGGCCAAGGTCGACGGCGTGGAGCTGTGGTGGGACCCAGCGGCGGTGCTGCCTGAGACGAGGCCACGGCGCGCCCATCTCCTGCCGACCTTCGACGAGGCGACGCTGTCGTACCTGGCCCCGACCTGGGAACGCAGCCCCGGTCACCCGAAGGGTGACCAGCCGCCCTCGTACGCCCGGGTGGGCGGAGGAGTGGTGATCTGCGACCTGGCCGAGGTCGGGCTGTGGCAGCGCCGTGCCGGCGGGGCGACGACCCGGGTGACGCTGGACCTCAGCCCGCGGGTGTCGTCGGCCCAGCGGGCGGCGATCCTGGCGGAGGCGGAACGGCTGGCCGCGTTCGAGGGACGGCCCTTGGAGCTGGTCGACTGAGGGTCAGGTCAGCGCGGTTCGTCCGGGGTGAGGCCGGGGACCGGGCCCTCACCGAGGGATCGCACCAGCCACGCCACGTCGCGCCAGGCGCCGTGTTTGAACCCGATGGAGGGCAGCAGCCCGACCTGGGTGAACCCGAACGACCGATGCATCGCCATGCTCGTCTCGTTCGGCTGGGTGATCACCGCGACCGCCCTCCGGTAGCCGCGCTCGGTCAGCCGATCGAGGAGGGCGGTGTAGAGGACGCGTCCCAAGCCCTTGCCCCGCGCGTCGGGGGCGAGGTAGATGCTGGTCTCGCTCGACCAGCGGAAGGCGACGCGTTCCTTGAATCGCCCGGCGTACGCGTAACCGAGGACCTCTCCGTCGACCTCGGCGACCAGCCAGGCCCACTGCCGCGCTGCCCGGGCCATCCGCCCTGCCATCTCCTCGACGGACGGCGGCGTCTCCTCGAACGTGATGGTGGTGTCGCGGACGTAGGGGGCGTAGATCGCCGCACAGGCTGCCGCGTCGGCCGGGACGGCGTCGCGCACGATCACCGGGGCGTGCTCCAGCGAGGTGGGAGCGGGGACGGGGGTAGGAACGCCATCACGGACCACGGGAACCATGGGCCCGATGGTAGGCGATGGTCCCACGTGGTCCGTGGTGGGTGTCAGAGGTTGTGGTGTCCGAGGTGCGGTCTCAGATGGTGAAGTCACCGGGCTTCGGCTGATCGGACGGCTCGGTGCCGGCGGGAGGGGTGTCCCCTGGCCCGGCCTCGCCCTCCTGCTTCTGCTCCAGCTTCTCGCTCAGGGTCTCCCGGCCCTTCTCGATCACGTCGTCGATCTGGTCGACGGTCTCCTTGACGACCTGTGCCACCTTGTCCAGGGTCTCGTCCAGACTCTTCTTGGCTTCGTCGAAGTTGAATCCCATGTCAGTGCTCCCGTGCTGGTGCGCCGCCGGGGACCGGCTGCTGTTGCTTCCAGGCTAGCCAGCACCGTGGCGCAGCGGCAGCGTACGTGACGCGGATCCGGGAGATCTGGGTGCTCGGCTTCGGCCGGTTCCGGGTCGGGTGGGTGATCGTCCCCCGGGCACACAGGAACCACACGAGAATCTCTCATCAGTGTCATGTCCAGCGCGGTCACGATGGAGGCGTTCCGTCCACCCCACCCAGTGCGGGAGCGTCCCATGGTCACACTCGTCGTCGCGGTCGTCCTCGGTCTGGCCAGCGTCGCCGTCAGCCGGGACCTCCCCGGCACGCGCCGGCTGCACCACCTGTGGCTACGCCGCGGGCCCGACCTCGTCCAGTACGTCCGGACCGCCCCGGCGACGTTCGTCACCCTGGCCGTCCTCGGCGTCACGACGTGGATCCTGGCCGGCACCGGTGACCGGTTGACCACCGCCCTGCTGCGCGAGATGAGTACGAACCTGCACCAACTCCAGCGCGAGCCGATGACCGTCCTCGTACGCAGCGCCTTCTGGGCCACCCCCACCGAGATGGTGGCCTGGCTCGTCCTGTTCGCCGTCGTCGCCGCCCCCATCGAGCACTGGATCGGCACCCGGTCCTGGCTGGTGGTGTTCTGGACCGGCCACATCGGAGCCACGTTGCTGGTGGCGGTGCTGCTCACTCTCGGGATGAACGCCGGCGTGGTGCCCGCGACGGTCGCGAACTCCATCGACGTAGGCGCCAGTTACGCGTTCTTCTGCCTGGTCGCGGTGGCGACGTACGCGCTGCCGGGACGCTGGCGGTATGGATGGGCCGCGCTGGTGGTCGGCTACGTCGCCCAGGGGATGGTCCTCACCACCGGGTTCACCGCGCTGGGACACCTGCTGTCGGTCGCCATCGGCCTGGCGATCGGACCGATCTTCCTGCGCCGGTCCGCGGCCACCGGATGGCCGGTGGTCCAGCTGGAGCGCGCCGGGCACCGACTCGGCGCTGTTGCGGCAACCCTCCGGACGCGCCGGTCAGGCCGCCCCGTCCCGGTGCCCGCCTTACTGGTGGACGCCTCGCATCAGGACGTCCGCGACGCGAGGACCGAGGAAGCGGCCCCGCGGATCCAGCCGCTCCCGCAGCTCGCGGAACTCCTCGAAGCGGGGGAGCGCCGTGAAGTCGAACAGGTCCGCATCGAAGTACTTGCCCCAGTGCGGTAGTCCGCCGAGCGCGGCCAAGGCCTGCTGGATGTCGCGGAGAAGGGCGAGTGAGCCGTCCGGGACCGAGCCGTCGGGTCGCTGGTAGACGACGAACCCGAACCAGACCACCTCCCGTGCGTACGCCGACGACAACCACGCCTGCGAGCGGCCGGTGGGCCGGAGGATGACCGGATAGTGCAGCCGGAATCGTGAGGCGTCGATCACCTGCGCCAGCGCAGCCATCGCCTCGTCGAACCGGGTCAGCGGCACCCCGACTTCCATGTTGATCTGCGGGGCGGGGATGCCGTTGCGGAAGATCTCGACCAGATCCCCGGTGGTGTCGGTGTAGTCGAAGAACCGCCCGACCGTACGCTGCGGGGCCGCATCGTTGTCGTGATCGCCGGTGTCGTCGCCGAGCCGGGCCTGGGTCGCCTCCAGGATCGGATTGAGATCCGTGTGCGGCGAGGAAGAATGCGCTGAGGCCAGCGGTGTGGAGGCCAGTGCCGGGGAAGTCTGCGGCCGGACCTCCCAGACGTGCGCCCGATCCTCCTCCACCCACCACCAGGCTTTGACGTGGTCGGAGCGTCGGTTCCAGGCGCTGAAGCCGTCGCGGAGCTCGCTGCCCGACGTCGTGTACTTGGCGCACCGGTAACGAGTGTTCGGCTGCACGGCGAGGGTCACCCGGGTCAGGACACCCAGGCAGCCCAGGTGCAGGAGGAACGCCCCGAACCCCTCGTCGTCCGCCGTCACCTCGTGCTCGGCGCCGTCGGCCCCCACGTACGTGACGGCGCGGACGGCGTCCGCCAGCAGGCCCTCGCCGAGCCCTTGGGCGTGGGTGCCGGTGCCGAGTGCCCCGGCGACGGTCTGTTCGGTGATCACCGGGGGACAGACCGGCAGCGTGAGGCCCCAGTCGCGGACGTGTTCCCAGACCTCGGTGAGGGGGCAGTCCGCGGTCACCGTGACCGTCTGCTCGTCGAGGTGCAGGATGCGCGGGCCCCTGCTGCGCAGGTGGAGCGCGATGCCGTCCGTGCCGTCGATCAGGGTGGGGTAGCTGAAGCGGGAGCCGAGGAGCTGCACCCGGCTGTCCGCGTGGGCGGCCAGCAGCCCCGCGACCTGGCCTGCGTCTCCAGCGGCGTACGACCTCTCCGGCAGGGCCAGGGTCGTCGTTTCACACCAGTTGCGGGTCGGCAGAGGGGAGGAGGTCGTCACCGCAGCATCATCCCATCGGGGGAGGCGACGGTCGGGGGTGCTCACGGATGCTCAGCGCGATGGTCAGCGGCCGAACATGCCGCCGCCCTGGCCGACCGGGAGCAGACCGAAGCCACCGGTGCCCTCGCCGATGAGGAGCAATCCGAAGAGCACGAAGAGAGCGGCGGCACCGATCTTGATCACCTTCTCGGGAAGCTTCCGCTTGAGGACGAAGCCGACGAGGATCGCCAGGGCATCGGCCGCGACCATGCCGACGGTCGACCCGATCCAGGTCCAGAACCAGTTCTCCTGGGTGGCGAGCGTGATGGTGGCGAGCATGGTCTTGTCGCCCAGCTCGGCGAGGAAGAAGGCGGTGCCGACGGCGACAAGGGAGAAGCCCTTGGCGTGGCGAGCCTTGTCGGCCTCCGCCTCGGTCAGTTCGTCGCCGCGCAGTGTCCACACGGCAAAGATGAGGAAGGCGATGCCCGCGACGATGGCGATGCCACCCTGCCACTGGCCGAACACGTCACCGATGAAGAAGCCGATGGCCACCGAAGCCAGGTGCACGATGGCGGTGGCGATGCTGATGCCGATCAGGACGTCGCGAGGGCGGTAGCGAGCGGCGAAGGTCATCGCCATCAGCTGGCTCTTGTCGCCGAGTTCGGCGACGAAGATGACAGCGATGCTGAGCAGCAGGGCGTTCACGGGGGGTCCTCTCCGGGCGGCCGTGACAGCCCGGAAGGGATGACTCCGACCGTCCCCGATGGTGGGGCGACATGGTCGAAAGTCTCGTCCGCCACTGAGGATGGCCGGTCGCGCCGGGCCGGAGCCAGTGTGTCGACGCGACTGTTGGGGACTACTCCCTTTCAGGTGGCCATCTTATCCGAGGGCGGTTGGGGCGCGAATCGAGCCCGTCCCCCGTGCCGGACGTCGGCGTCGACGTGTCTGCCGGACGTCGCTGCCGGGCGTAACACCGAGCGTCGGTGCCACGGCACCCGGTGCCCGCCGCACCTCACTCCCGCGGCCGGACCGGATGCTCGCTGAGAATGGAGATGCGGTTGTAGACGTTCATCCTGATCGCGGCCCACTGCAGGGCGGAATACTGTCCATCGGTCAGCGCCTCGCGGGCTGACGCCAGTTCAGCCTTCCGGACCTCGGGGTCGGGCAGCTCGGTCGCCGCCTCGCCGATGGTCAGCGCGGCACGCTCGACCTCGGAGAACAGCTCGTCGGCCTCCCGCCAGCTCGCCAGCACCGCGAGTTGCTGGGGAGTGAGGCCCAGCTGCAGTGCCTTGCGGCCGTGGACATCCAGGCAGTAGGCGCAGCCGTTCATCTGGGAGATACGCAGGCTCATCAACTCGATCACGGCGGGGTGCAGGCCGGCGGCCTTCGTCGACTCGGCGATCCGGGCCGACCAGGCATTGGTGGCCGCCCAGTTCTGCGGGTCGGCCTTGTCCAGGTAGAACCTTCCAGCCATGATCCATCCTCCGTCGGTAGTGGGCTCAGATTATCCGGCCCGTCGGACAGCGGGGACGTCCGCCGAGCCGCCGAGTCCCGATGTGACGGAGCCGATGTCGCGGCACAACGTCCACACAGACTGGCGCAACCCCTGCCCTAACCGGCGTTCCTAACGTCGAGGCACTACTACAGGCTGCGTGAGGAGGACCATGTTCGGTTTGACGGTCCGGCGGGAATTGTTCCGCCGGCGAAAGGAAACGATCATCATCGCCTTGGGGATGGCAGTGGCCACAGCGCTACTGATCGTCCTCAGTGGTGTCTCGGCGGGCATCCGCAACGGCCAGTCGCAGGTGCTGCAGTCGTTGTACGGGGTGGGCACCGACATCACGGTGAGCCAGGTCGCCGCACCGGGCAGTGCGGCGACGCCGGGGCAGCGGTTCGACTTCAACCGTGACCAGGGCTCCACCCAGAACGGCACCACCACCCTCCAGTCCAGCCGGCTGGAGACCTCCCGGGGGAGCGCGACGCTCGATGCGGCCACCGTCGACACCGTCCGCGGCGTCAGCGGCGTGTCCGCCGCGACCGGAGTGCTCACGCTCAATCTGATGAACTTCTCCGGGCAGCTGCCCAGCGGCGCCGCCTCGGCGACTGCCCAGCGTCCGGCGGCGACGCAGCAGGAGGGGGCTGCCGGTGGCTTCGGCGGCGGCAGCTTCGGCTTCCAGCAGACCTCCGTGTCGGGCATCGACCCGGCATCGGCCCAACTCGGCCCGCTGGCCTCGGCCACCATCACCGATGGGCGCGCCCTGGCGGCCTCCGATGGGACCGACCCGGTCGCGGTGATCAGTTCGACGTACGCCAGCACCCAGAGCCTCGGTGTCGGCAGCACCATCACCATCGGCACCACGGCGGTCAAGGTGGTCGGGATCGCCACCTCCGGCTCCACCACCCTGTCGGACATCTACCTTCCGCTGGGCTATGCACAGACCGCGTCCGGCGAGGTCGGCAAGGTCAACGAGGTCTACGTACGCGTTACCTCGGCAGACCAGGTCGACAGCACCGCCACCGCCCTGCGCGCGGCGTTGCCCTCGGCGACCGTCTCCACCCAGGCGGACCTCGCCTCGTCGGTGTCCGGCTCGCTGGCCTCCGCCGCCAAGCTGACCGAGGGACTCGGGCAGTGGGTGTCGGTGGCGACCCTGGTCCTGGCCTTCCTTCTCGCGATGCTCTTCACACTTTCCGGGGTGAACCGGCGTACGCGTGAACTGGGCACGCTCAAGGCGATCGGCTGGTCGAACAAGCGGGTGGTCGGCCAGATCACCGGGGAGGCCGCCGTCAGGGCGGCGATCGGCGGGCTGGTCGGTATCCCGTTGGGGGTCGGCGTCGTCGAGGTCCTCAACGCGGTCGGGATCACGCTGTCGGGCTCCGCCGGCCTCGGGCTGGGGCGCCCTGGCGGCGAGGGCGGCATGGGCGGCGTGCCCAGCGTGGCGGCCGGGGTCGCCGGTGCTGCTGCCTCCGCCGCGGGCCGGATCGGCGGGGCAGTCGGCGACAGCGCTGCCGGTGTCCAGGTGGTGCTGCACAGCCCGTTGCAGGTGAGCGTCCTGGGCCTGGGGTTGGCGGCCGCCGTGGTCGGCGGGCTGTTGGCCGGACTGGTGGGCGGATCCCGCGCGGCTCGGCTCAGCCCCGCAGTGGCCCTTCGAAGCATGGATTGAGGAGCGGACGATGTATCAGTTGTCAGGGGTCAGCAAGACCTACCGGGGCAAGCGGAGCGTGATCGCGCTCAAAGACGTGGACCTGGCCATCCCCGACGGTCAGCTGGTGGCCGTGCAGGGACCCACGGGGGGTGGCAAGTCCACCCTGCTGCAGATGCTCGGCGGCCTGGATCGGCCGAGTGGCGGCCAGGTCGTGATGGCTGGCCGTGACCTGGCCGCCATGCGCGAGGGCACGCTGACCAAGGTCAGGGCCGACGAGATCGGATTCGTCTTCCAGGCGTTCAACCTCATCCCGACGCTGTCGGCACGGGAGAACGTCGAGTCGGCCCTCGTGCCGGGACGCTTGTCGGCCGGCGAGCGGCGGGAACGCGCCCAGGAAGCACTGGAGGCGGTGGGGCTCGGCAGCCGGGCGGACCACCTGCCGGGTGAGCTGTCCGGGGGCCAGCAGCAGCGGGTCGCCATCGCCCGGGCTCTGGTCAAGAAGCCGAAGGTCCTGCTCGCTGACGAGCCGACGGGCAATCTGGACGAGGCGATGCGCGACGAAATCATGGAGCTGCTGGAGTCCTACTGGCGCGACGAGAAGCTGACCATGGTGATCGTCACGCACGACTCCACCGTCGCGGCCCGGGCCCAGCGGCGCCTGCGGATCGTGGCGGGAGAGGTCTCGGACTGTTGATGGAGCTCCTGTTGATAGACGGAGCCTATGATTCGATCCACAACATCGATCGAAACCGGCTATCGAAACCCTGCCAACCGATATACAGTCTGTATTGCATTCGCACGCCACCTACATCGAAGGGGTTCACCCGATGTCGCTCATGAACACGAAGATCCTGCCGTTCACGACGCAGGCCTACCACCAGGGCAAGTTCGTCGAGGTCTCCGAGAAGGACGTCCTCGGCAAGTGGTCGGTCTTCTTCTTCTACCCGGCCGACTTCACCTTCGTCTGCCCGACCGAGCTCGGCGACATGGCCGACCACTACGACGAGCTGCAGAAGCTGGGCGTCGAGGTTTTCTCCGTGTCCACCGACTCGCACTTCGTGCACAAGGCCTGGCACGACTCGTCGGAAGAGGTCGGCAAGATCCAGTACTTCATGCTGGGTGACTCCAACGGCACCATCACCAACAACTTCGACAACATGCGTCCGGGTGCCGGCCAGGCCGACCGCGCGACCTTCCTGGTCGACCCCGAGGGCACCATCCAGTACATCGAGACGACCGCCGAGGGCATCGGCCGTGAGGCCGGCCAGCTGATCCGCAAGATCAAGGCCGCTCAGTACGTCGCCGCCCACCCGGGTGAGGTCTGCCCGGCCAAGTGGGAAGAGGGCGAAGCCACCCTCACCCCCGGCATCGACCTCGTCGGCAAGATCTGATCGGCGCACCAGCCGAGTGAGCGGTGGGTGCCCGGTCCGTCCGGGCGCCCACCGCGTTTGCCTCAGCCCACCCCGCATCCTGGAGGACACCATGCTCGACGCCACCCTCAAGACCCAGCTCAAAGAGCAGTACTTCACCAAGCTCACCGAGCCCGTCGAACTCGTCAGCTCCCTGGACGACCGTCCGAAGTCGCGGGAGATGGCCGAGCTGCTCGACGAGCTCGCCGGCCTCTCGGCCCTGGTCACCCACCGCCGGGCCGACGACGACGAGCGCCGGCCCTCCTTCGCCATCACCCGCCCGGGTAGCGACATCTCCATCCGCTTCGCCGGCATTCCGATGGGGCATGAGTTCAGCTCCCTCGTCCTGGCCCTCCTGCAGGTCGGCGGCGTCCCCGTCAAGGAGGATGCGGAGACCCTCGAAGCGGTCGCCAACCTCGAGGGTGACTTCGAGTTCGTCACCTACATGTCGCTGAGCTGTCAGAACTGCCCGACCGTCGTCCAGGCCCTGAACTCGATGGCCGTCCTCAACCCGCAGATCAAGCACACCGCCGTCGAGGGGTCACTCTTCCAGGACGAGATCGAGGAG is a window encoding:
- a CDS encoding carboxymuconolactone decarboxylase family protein; translation: MAGRFYLDKADPQNWAATNAWSARIAESTKAAGLHPAVIELMSLRISQMNGCAYCLDVHGRKALQLGLTPQQLAVLASWREADELFSEVERAALTIGEAATELPDPEVRKAELASAREALTDGQYSALQWAAIRMNVYNRISILSEHPVRPRE
- a CDS encoding winged helix DNA-binding domain-containing protein, with the protein product MNRAELLAQRLATQRLTADPADPVEVVRESLAVQSQDAPMARWSIGMRSATDGSALSGAVDRGSIVRTHLLRPTWHYVVPEDLRWLLALSAERIERSMGARHRQLCITDVIVDSAFDVLRQAINDSGPLTRRQLHPLLPPTGFPEQGQVVAHLLMLAEIRGLIISGPTANGQHTYVLMDGLVPPVPHRPREDLVRDLVARFFAGHGPASLRDLTRWATVTLTEARAAVADLDLSSAKVDGVELWWDPAAVLPETRPRRAHLLPTFDEATLSYLAPTWERSPGHPKGDQPPSYARVGGGVVICDLAEVGLWQRRAGGATTRVTLDLSPRVSSAQRAAILAEAERLAAFEGRPLELVD
- a CDS encoding D-arabinono-1,4-lactone oxidase, which produces MTTSSPLPTRNWCETTTLALPERSYAAGDAGQVAGLLAAHADSRVQLLGSRFSYPTLIDGTDGIALHLRSRGPRILHLDEQTVTVTADCPLTEVWEHVRDWGLTLPVCPPVITEQTVAGALGTGTHAQGLGEGLLADAVRAVTYVGADGAEHEVTADDEGFGAFLLHLGCLGVLTRVTLAVQPNTRYRCAKYTTSGSELRDGFSAWNRRSDHVKAWWWVEEDRAHVWEVRPQTSPALASTPLASAHSSSPHTDLNPILEATQARLGDDTGDHDNDAAPQRTVGRFFDYTDTTGDLVEIFRNGIPAPQINMEVGVPLTRFDEAMAALAQVIDASRFRLHYPVILRPTGRSQAWLSSAYAREVVWFGFVVYQRPDGSVPDGSLALLRDIQQALAALGGLPHWGKYFDADLFDFTALPRFEEFRELRERLDPRGRFLGPRVADVLMRGVHQ
- a CDS encoding GNAT family N-acetyltransferase — encoded protein: MVPVVRDGVPTPVPAPTSLEHAPVIVRDAVPADAAACAAIYAPYVRDTTITFEETPPSVEEMAGRMARAARQWAWLVAEVDGEVLGYAYAGRFKERVAFRWSSETSIYLAPDARGKGLGRVLYTALLDRLTERGYRRAVAVITQPNETSMAMHRSFGFTQVGLLPSIGFKHGAWRDVAWLVRSLGEGPVPGLTPDEPR
- a CDS encoding TMEM165/GDT1 family protein; the protein is MNALLLSIAVIFVAELGDKSQLMAMTFAARYRPRDVLIGISIATAIVHLASVAIGFFIGDVFGQWQGGIAIVAGIAFLIFAVWTLRGDELTEAEADKARHAKGFSLVAVGTAFFLAELGDKTMLATITLATQENWFWTWIGSTVGMVAADALAILVGFVLKRKLPEKVIKIGAAALFVLFGLLLIGEGTGGFGLLPVGQGGGMFGR
- a CDS encoding ArnT family glycosyltransferase, producing the protein MTANTALTTLAGPPHVAAPWTGSDLDGVSGPAGSTDGPDCPDFPDGPAGSGPNGPLRRTGGSGSGGGAEDVASAPIAGWLVAASVVLLLAGTTVLYLYGLSRSGWANSFYSAAAQAGGTDWKAWFYGSLDAGNAITVDKPPAAMWLMGLSVRLFGLSSWSILAPEALLGVASVGVLYATLRRVLTRGDNGTRTPLTVRAHVAALLGAVVFALTPVAVLMFRFNNPDALLTFCLVLATYLTLRGTERARSRWLIGAGVVIGLGFLTKILQAFLVLPALVVAYAIAAPTGWARKVRHLLYAFVAMVVSFGWYVAVVELTPASLRPYIGGSQTNSLLELAFGYNGLGRITGNETGSVTGGGAAAATGAGGNAGGMWGQTGPLRMFSGVSGGMVSWLIPAGLILGVAALVFLHGRSRTSVLRAAIVAFGGWLVTMMTVFSLMAGIYHDYYTVVLAPAIGALVALGAYVVWGRRGTLAGRLVLAGTMAVTTVWSVVLLSEATGVYLALRWAVLLLGAVATLGLLTVRVVGRALRSTVAGMALAAALVGPTAYALNTAATPHTGSIVTAGPVSNRGPGGAGRTGTRTFTRNGTTGGTPPQGGFGQGGPGVPPGFSQNGTTRNGTTQNGTTGAAGTGQFPAGGQAATAGGDFGIGGFGGAGGLLGGAQVSAEMTTLLTTDASSYTWVAASIGSQNAASYQLATQLPVMAIGGFNGSDPSPTLAQFQQYVAQGKIHYFIAGGMGGQQNGGSSAASEISSWVSSHYTAKTVGSTTVYDLTQP
- a CDS encoding three-helix bundle dimerization domain-containing protein, with translation MDAERDRLISQIVRELTPGYRGVFDPDQIATVVNDAWDLLEHHSTINSYLPNLVTRRAREQLAALTAV
- a CDS encoding GNAT family N-acetyltransferase — its product is MTEVTVTRNDAEGRYEAHVGGELAAYSEFQLATNLIVFSHSETLPAFEGKGVASALARAALDEVRAEGDREVLAICPFINGWMHRHPDYLDLLYKGHPRQDQEQVEQD